A region of Diceros bicornis minor isolate mBicDic1 chromosome 31, mDicBic1.mat.cur, whole genome shotgun sequence DNA encodes the following proteins:
- the NUDT8 gene encoding mitochondrial coenzyme A diphosphatase NUDT8 isoform X1, translated as MLPDCLSAEGEQRCRRLLAGATARLRARPAAAAVLVPLCLVRGVPALLYTLRSSRLAGRHKGDVSFPGGKCDPTDRDVVHTALRETHEELGLAVPEEHVWGILQPTHDQQKASVVPVLASVGPLDPQSLRPNPEEVDEVFALPLAHLLQAKNQGYTHFCQGGRFSYTLPVFLHGPHRVWGITAVITEFTLQLLAPGAYQPRLAIPQLSRG; from the exons ATGCTGCCCGACTGCCTGTCGGCGGAGGGCGAGCAGCGCTGCCGGCGGCTGCTGGCGGGGGCCACGGCCCGGCTCCGCGCGCGGCCCGCCGCGGCCGCGGTGCTCGTGCCGCTGTGCTTGGTGCGCGGGGTCCCGGCGCTGCTCTACACGCTGCGGTCCAGCCGCCTGGCCGGGAGGCACAAGGGTGATGTCAG TTTCCCAGGCGGCAAGTGTGACCCCACTGACCGGGACGTGGTGCACACGGCCCTGAGGGAGACCCACGAGGAACTGGGCCTGGCTGTGCCTGAGGAGCATGTATGGGGCATCCTGCAGCCCACGCATGACCAG cAAAAGGCCTCAGTGGTGCCGGTGCTTGCCAGCGTGGGCCCACTGGATCCCCAGAGCCTCAGGCCCAACCCCGAGGAG gtggACGAGGTGTTCGCACTGCCCCTGGCCCATCTGCTGCAGGCGAAGAATCAGGGCTACACCCACTTCTGCCAGGGCGGCCGCTTCAGCTACACACTGCCCGTCTTCCTGCACGGGCCCCACCGGGTCTGGGGGATCACGGCTGTCATCACCGAGTTCACCCTGCAGCTGCTGGCACCTGGTGCCTACCAGCCCCGCCTGGCCATCCCTCAGCTGTCCAGGGGCTGA
- the NUDT8 gene encoding mitochondrial coenzyme A diphosphatase NUDT8 isoform X2: MLPDCLSAEGEQRCRRLLAGATARLRARPAAAAVLVPLCLVRGVPALLYTLRSSRLAGRHKGDVSFPGGKCDPTDRDVVHTALRETHEELGLAVPEEHVWGILQPTHDQVDEVFALPLAHLLQAKNQGYTHFCQGGRFSYTLPVFLHGPHRVWGITAVITEFTLQLLAPGAYQPRLAIPQLSRG, from the exons ATGCTGCCCGACTGCCTGTCGGCGGAGGGCGAGCAGCGCTGCCGGCGGCTGCTGGCGGGGGCCACGGCCCGGCTCCGCGCGCGGCCCGCCGCGGCCGCGGTGCTCGTGCCGCTGTGCTTGGTGCGCGGGGTCCCGGCGCTGCTCTACACGCTGCGGTCCAGCCGCCTGGCCGGGAGGCACAAGGGTGATGTCAG TTTCCCAGGCGGCAAGTGTGACCCCACTGACCGGGACGTGGTGCACACGGCCCTGAGGGAGACCCACGAGGAACTGGGCCTGGCTGTGCCTGAGGAGCATGTATGGGGCATCCTGCAGCCCACGCATGACCAG gtggACGAGGTGTTCGCACTGCCCCTGGCCCATCTGCTGCAGGCGAAGAATCAGGGCTACACCCACTTCTGCCAGGGCGGCCGCTTCAGCTACACACTGCCCGTCTTCCTGCACGGGCCCCACCGGGTCTGGGGGATCACGGCTGTCATCACCGAGTTCACCCTGCAGCTGCTGGCACCTGGTGCCTACCAGCCCCGCCTGGCCATCCCTCAGCTGTCCAGGGGCTGA
- the LOC131394748 gene encoding double C2-like domain-containing protein gamma, translated as MTGMAAASRGRPQRVSMQEHMAIDVSPGPIRPIHLISDYFPHFYPFAEPAQRAPGPRAAVTPAISSAPQPQSDPEPEGDSDDSTALGTLEFTLLFDADNSALHCTAHRAKGLKPPASGSVDTYVKANLLPGASKASQLRTRTVRGTRGPVWEETLTYHGFTRQDAGRKTLRLCVCEDPRLRRRRRAPPLGELRVPLRKLVPNRARSFDVCLEKRRLTKRPKSLDTARGMSLYEEEEVEAEAAGEERGRILLSLCYSSQRGGLLVGVLRCAHLAPMDANGYSDPFVRLFLHPNVGKKSKYKTSVRKKTLNPEFNEEFFYAGPREELAQKTLLVTVWDYDLATADDFIGGVQLSGRASGECQQHWRECLSHSDRRLELWHPLDGAPLQLSD; from the exons ATGACAGGCATGGCGGCGGCGAGCCGGGGGCGGCCACAGCGGGTGAGCATGCAGGAGCACATGGCCATCGACGTGAGCCCGGGCCCCATCCGGCCCATCCACCTCATTTCCGACTACTTCCCGCACTTCTACCCCTTTGCGGAGCCCGCCCAGCGCGCCCCAGGCCCACGCGCTGCAGTGACTCCCGCCATCAGCTCTGCACCCCAGCCGCAATCCGACCCAGAACCAGAGGGAGACTCAGATGACAGCA CTGCCCTGGGCACCCTCGAGTTCACGCTTCTTTTTGACGCGGACAACAGTGCGCTGCACTGCACCGCTCATCGTGCCAAG GGCCTCAAGCCACCTGCCTCAGGCTCCGTGGACACCTATGTCAAAGCCAACCTCTTGCCTGGGGCCAGCAAG GCCAGCCAGTTGCGGACACGCACAGTTCGGGGCACAAGGGGGCCCGTCTGGGAGGAGACACTCACCTATCACGGCTTCACCCGCCAGGACGCTGGGCGCAAGACCCTGCG gctgtgcgtgtgtgaggaCCCGCGGCTGCGGCGACGGCGGCGGGCGCCTCCCCTGGGGGAGCTCCGAGTGCCCCTGAGGAAGCTGGTGCCCAACCGAGCCCGCAGCTTCGACGTGTGCCTGGAGAAGCGGAGGCTG ACCAAGAGACCTAAGAGCCTGGACACAGCCCGTGGCATGTCCCTGTATGAGGAG GAAGAGGTGGAGGCTGAGGCGGCCGGGGAGGAACGCGGGCGCATCCTGCTCTCACTGTGCTACAGCTCTCAGCGGGGCGGCCTGCTGGTGGGCGTGCTGCGCTGCGCCCACCTTGCCCCCATGGATGCCAACGGCTACTCGGACCCCTTCGTCCGCCT TTTCCTGCATCCAAACGTGGGGAAGAAATCTAAATACAAGACCAGTGTTCGGAAGAAGACCCTGAACCCCGAGTTCAACGAG GAATTCTTCTATGCAGGCCCCAGAGAGGAGCTGGCCCAGAAGACGCTGCTCGTGACTGTATGGGACTACGACCTGGCCACGGCTGACGACTTCATTG GCGGGGTGCAGCTGAGTGGCCGGGCCAGTGGGGAGTGCCAGCAGCACTGGCGCGAGTGCCTGAGCCACAGTGACCGCCGGCTGGAGCTGTGGCACCCGCTGGACGGTGCACCCCTCCAGCTCAGCGACTAG
- the NDUFV1 gene encoding NADH dehydrogenase [ubiquinone] flavoprotein 1, mitochondrial — MLAARRLLGASLPARVSVRFSGDTTAPKKTSFGSLKDEDRIFTNLYGRHDWRLKGAQSRGDWYKTKEILLKGPDWILGEVKTSGLRGRGGAGFPTGLKWSFMNKPSDGRPKYLVVNADEGEPGTCKDREIMRHDPHKLVEGCLVGGRAMGARAAYIYVRGEFYNEASNLQVAIREAYEAGLIGKNACGSGYDFDVFVVRGAGAYICGEETALIESLEGKQGKPRLKPPFPADVGVFGCPTTVANVETVAVSPTICRRGGAWFASFGRERNSGTKLFNISGHVNHPCTVEEEMSVPLKELIEKHAGGVTGGWDNLLAVIPGGSSTPLIPKSVCETVLMDFDALVQAQTGLGTAAVIVMDRSTDVVKAIARLIEFYKHESCGQCTPCREGVDWMNKVMARFVRGDARPAEIDSLWEISKQIEGHTICALGDGAAWPVQGLIRHFRPELEERMQQFAQQHQARQAAS, encoded by the exons ATGCTGGCGGCACGGCGGCTGCTCGGCGCGTCGCTCCCCGCGCGGGTGTCTGTGCGTTTCAGCGGCGACACG ACAGCGCCCAAGAAAACCTCATTTGGCTCACTGAAGGATGAAGACCGGATCTTCACCAACCTGTATGGCCGCCATGACTGGAG GCTGAAAGGTGCCCAGAGCCGGGGCGACTGGTACAAGACAAAAGAGATCCTGCTGAAGGGGCCTGACTGGATCCTGGGTGAGGTCAAGACGTCGGGCCTGCGGGGCCGTGGAGGCGCTGGCTTCCCCACTGGCCTCAAGTGGAGCTTCATGAATAAGCCCTCAGATGGCAG gcccaAGTATCTGGTGGTGAACGCGGATGAGGGGGAGCCGGGCACCTGCAAGGACCGGGAGATCATGCGCCACGATCCCCACAAACTGGTGGAAGGCTGCCTGGTTGGGGGCCGGGCCATGGGCGCCCGTGCAGCCTACATCTATGTCCGCGGGGAATTCTACAACGAGGCCTCCAATCTGCAG GTGGCCATCCGAGAGGCCTACGAGGCTGGTCTGATTGGCAAGAACGCCTGTGGCTCCGGCTACGATTTTGATGTGTTCGTGGTGCGCGGGGCTGGGGCCTACATCTGCGGGGAGGAGACAGCGCTCATCGAGTCCCTTGAGGGCAAGCAGGGCAAGCCCCGCCTGAAGCCGCCCTTCCCTGCAGACGTGG GAGTGTTCGGCTGCCCCACAACTGTGGCCAATGTGGAGACAGTGGCCGTGTCTCCCACCATCTGCCGCCGCGGGGGTGCATGGTTTGCCAGCTTCGGCCGCGAGCGCAACTCGGGCACCAAACTGTTCAACATCTCTGGCCACGTTAACCACCCTTGCACCGTGGAGGAGGAGATGTCTGTGCCGCTGAAGGAACTGATTGAAAAGCATGCCG GGGGTGTCACGGGTGGCTGGGACAACCTCCTTGCTGTGATCCCTGGCGGCTCGTCCACCCCACTGATCCCCAAGTCTGTGTGTGAGACGGTGCTAATGGACTTCGACGCACTGGTGCAGGCACAGACGGGCCTGGGCACGGCCGCGGTGATCGTCATGGACCGCTCG ACAGACGTTGTGAAAGCCATCGCCCGCCTCATTGAGTTCTACAAGCATGAGAGCTGTGGCCAGTGCACCCCATGCCGCGAGG GTGTGGACTGGATGAACAAAGTGATGGCCCGCTTCGTGCGGGGGGACGCCCGGCCGGCCGAGATCGACTCCCTGTGGGAGATCAGCAAGCAGATAGAGGGCCACACCATTTGTGCGCTGGGCGACGGGGCCGCCTGGCCCGTGCAG GGCCTGATCCGCCACTTCCGGCCAGAGCTCGAGGAGCGGATGCAGCAGTTTGCCCAGCAGCACCAGGCCAGGCAAGCTGCCTCCTGA